One Phycisphaerae bacterium RAS2 DNA window includes the following coding sequences:
- the murC gene encoding UDP-N-acetylmuramate--L-alanine ligase MurC: MSRIIPNQPLPNATESARPLMDARRFRTDLSQHWSSPYAARRIHLIGIGGSGMRGLAGVLLRCGAKVSGSDRTGFSSQSRLEEMGATISIGQAPINVPSDCNFVVYSAAISEDNPELLEARRRNIPLRKYAEMLGEVMRLRTGIAISGTHGKSTTTALTTYLLRQARLDPTFVVGAEVKQLESSSGVGDGPHFVVEACEFDRSFLNLAPKIAAILNIEEDHLDCFPNLDAIIEAFKAFASLVPEDGVILANGEDRAVAKAVESTRAPIETFGFSEACTWRAVNIGQTRGHYRFDVRRDGRFLLHAQLDGLPGRHQISNALVATALATHAGVAPAAIADALMTFAGADRRLTHRGEVSGILLLDDYGHHPTEIQVTLRAVKEQWPDRKLWLVFQPHQHSRTRFLLNDFARSFALADHLLVPDIYFVRDSAAERDAICSADLVARVSACGQDAKYLPSHAEIVEHIVTHAVAGDIVLTMGAGDVWKIADDLVRRLG; the protein is encoded by the coding sequence ATGTCCAGAATCATTCCCAATCAGCCCTTACCCAATGCGACAGAGTCCGCGCGACCGTTGATGGACGCGCGCAGGTTTCGCACCGACCTGTCCCAGCACTGGAGCAGCCCGTACGCCGCTCGGCGCATTCACCTGATCGGCATCGGCGGCAGCGGGATGCGCGGCCTCGCCGGGGTGCTGCTTCGCTGCGGCGCAAAGGTCAGCGGGTCTGACCGCACCGGGTTCTCATCGCAGTCGCGGCTGGAAGAAATGGGCGCAACGATCAGCATCGGCCAGGCGCCGATCAACGTGCCTTCGGATTGCAACTTTGTCGTGTACTCCGCGGCCATCAGCGAAGACAACCCGGAGCTGCTGGAAGCCCGGCGGCGCAACATTCCCCTGCGGAAGTACGCCGAAATGCTCGGCGAGGTCATGCGGCTGCGCACCGGGATCGCCATCTCCGGCACGCACGGCAAGAGCACCACGACGGCGTTGACGACGTACCTCCTCCGGCAGGCTCGACTCGATCCGACGTTTGTTGTCGGGGCCGAGGTCAAACAGCTCGAGTCCAGCTCCGGCGTCGGCGACGGGCCGCACTTCGTCGTCGAAGCGTGTGAGTTCGACCGATCGTTTCTCAATCTCGCGCCGAAGATCGCCGCCATTCTCAACATCGAGGAAGACCACCTCGACTGCTTTCCGAATCTCGATGCCATCATTGAGGCCTTCAAGGCCTTCGCCTCGCTCGTGCCCGAAGACGGCGTGATCCTTGCGAACGGCGAGGACCGGGCCGTCGCCAAGGCCGTCGAGTCCACCCGCGCCCCGATTGAGACATTCGGATTTTCCGAGGCCTGCACCTGGCGCGCGGTGAACATCGGACAGACCCGCGGTCATTATCGATTCGACGTCCGCCGCGACGGTCGATTTCTCCTGCATGCCCAACTCGACGGCCTGCCCGGCCGGCACCAGATCAGCAATGCCCTCGTCGCCACGGCCCTCGCCACGCATGCCGGCGTCGCCCCCGCAGCCATCGCCGATGCCCTGATGACTTTTGCCGGCGCCGACCGGCGATTGACCCACCGCGGCGAAGTCTCCGGCATTCTTCTGCTCGACGACTACGGCCACCATCCGACGGAGATCCAGGTCACGCTTCGCGCGGTCAAAGAGCAATGGCCCGACCGCAAACTGTGGCTGGTCTTTCAGCCGCACCAGCATTCGCGGACGCGGTTCCTGCTGAACGACTTCGCCCGGAGCTTCGCCCTGGCGGATCATCTCCTCGTGCCCGACATTTATTTCGTGCGCGACAGCGCCGCCGAACGCGACGCCATCTGCAGCGCGGACCTCGTGGCGCGCGTCAGCGCCTGTGGGCAGGATGCGAAGTACCTGCCCAGCCATGCCGAAATCGTGGAACACATTGTCACTCACGCCGTCGCCGGGGACATCGTCCTGACCATGGGCGCCGGCGATGTCTGGAAGATCGCCGATGACCTTGTTCGCCGACTTGGCTGA
- the murB gene encoding UDP-N-acetylenolpyruvoylglucosamine reductase MurB produces MTLFADLADICRCEEPLAPRTWFRIGGPAEYLLQPRTDAQLATIIRRCHESGTPVRFLGLGANVLVSDRGVRGAVVHLGDPHFSAMEFDGDTALVGAGADMTKLVLAAVRGGAAGLEQLAGIPGSVGGGIAMNCGGRYGDISSAVQTVTGITPRGEIVERAAAELAFGYRHSSLGDDCAVRVRFALRREDPAELNRRFREIWDYKKATQPPLGDASVGCIFRNPPGQSAGLLIDRAGLKGEQFGTAYVSDRHANFILSRACGRAADVLALIGQIRRRVRDHAGIILQPEVRIWADEEEYEQADWNLADRSAALAAAPAADA; encoded by the coding sequence ATGACCTTGTTCGCCGACTTGGCTGACATCTGCCGGTGCGAAGAGCCGCTGGCCCCGCGCACCTGGTTCCGCATCGGCGGACCGGCCGAGTACCTTCTCCAACCGCGTACCGACGCGCAGCTCGCCACGATCATTCGGCGATGCCACGAATCAGGCACCCCCGTGCGGTTTCTCGGCCTCGGGGCGAACGTGCTCGTCAGCGACCGGGGCGTCCGCGGCGCGGTCGTGCACCTGGGCGACCCGCACTTCAGCGCAATGGAATTTGACGGTGATACGGCGCTGGTCGGCGCCGGCGCCGACATGACCAAGCTCGTTCTCGCGGCCGTGCGAGGCGGCGCCGCCGGACTGGAACAACTCGCCGGCATCCCCGGTTCAGTCGGCGGCGGCATCGCCATGAACTGCGGCGGTCGCTACGGCGACATCTCATCGGCCGTACAAACCGTCACCGGCATCACACCGCGGGGCGAGATCGTCGAGCGCGCGGCAGCGGAACTTGCCTTTGGCTATCGCCATAGCTCGCTGGGGGACGACTGCGCCGTCCGCGTTCGATTCGCTCTTCGCCGCGAGGACCCAGCCGAATTGAACCGCCGGTTTCGCGAAATCTGGGACTACAAGAAGGCGACCCAACCCCCGCTGGGAGACGCCAGCGTCGGCTGCATCTTCCGAAACCCGCCGGGCCAGTCAGCCGGACTGCTGATCGACCGGGCCGGGCTGAAAGGCGAGCAATTCGGCACCGCCTACGTCTCTGACCGCCACGCAAATTTCATCCTTTCCCGTGCGTGCGGGCGGGCGGCTGACGTGCTGGCCCTGATCGGCCAAATTCGCCGACGGGTCCGCGACCACGCCGGAATCATCCTGCAACCCGAAGTACGCATTTGGGCCGATGAAGAAGAGTACGAACAGGCCGATTGGAACCTGGCGGACCGATCCGCGGCACTGGCGGCCGCGCCGGCTGCCGACGCCTGA
- the ddl gene encoding D-alanine--D-alanine ligase Ddl translates to MAMTHTRFDVERITRAASRQKLAITVLSGGPSGERDISLQSGQAVAAALQSQGHNVHIEDINADNLGALARAVDCVFVALHGTFGEDGQVQEILERRNIAYTGSGPAACALAMDKAAAKEAFKAAGVPTPRFAVATAANLREALAAWSLPVVVKPVKEGSSLHCYIVREFEQLRPAAQRVIDAYGSALIEEFIPGKEITVGILGDRALPAIEIRTQREFYDYKAKYLDDDTQYLFDIDLSPALLQQIAEQSLAAHNALGCRDFSRLDWRVDPSSGKAFLLEANVVPGLTTHSLVPKAAAQVGISMAQMCQFLVDAAIKRRFAKPNG, encoded by the coding sequence GTGGCCATGACGCATACCCGGTTTGATGTGGAGCGAATCACGCGCGCCGCGTCCCGGCAGAAACTCGCCATCACCGTGCTCTCCGGCGGCCCGTCGGGCGAGCGCGACATCAGCCTGCAAAGCGGGCAGGCTGTCGCCGCCGCCCTGCAATCGCAGGGGCACAATGTTCACATCGAAGACATCAACGCGGACAACCTTGGCGCGCTGGCCCGCGCGGTCGACTGCGTCTTTGTCGCCCTGCACGGAACGTTCGGCGAGGACGGCCAGGTTCAGGAGATTCTCGAGCGCCGCAACATCGCCTACACCGGCTCCGGCCCGGCGGCCTGCGCGCTGGCTATGGACAAGGCTGCGGCCAAGGAGGCGTTCAAGGCGGCCGGCGTGCCGACCCCCCGCTTTGCCGTGGCGACTGCGGCCAATTTGCGCGAGGCGCTGGCGGCGTGGAGTCTGCCGGTGGTCGTGAAACCGGTCAAAGAAGGCAGCAGCCTGCATTGCTACATCGTCCGCGAGTTTGAACAACTTCGCCCGGCAGCGCAGCGCGTGATCGATGCCTACGGCAGCGCGCTCATCGAAGAGTTCATCCCCGGCAAGGAAATCACGGTCGGCATTCTTGGCGATCGCGCTCTGCCGGCGATCGAGATTCGCACGCAGCGCGAATTCTACGACTACAAGGCGAAGTACCTCGACGACGACACGCAATACCTGTTTGACATCGATCTATCGCCGGCGCTGCTGCAACAGATCGCCGAACAGAGCCTGGCGGCGCACAACGCACTGGGCTGTCGCGACTTCTCCCGGCTGGACTGGCGAGTCGATCCGTCCAGCGGAAAGGCGTTCCTGCTTGAGGCCAACGTCGTGCCCGGCTTGACCACCCATTCGCTCGTGCCCAAGGCCGCGGCGCAAGTCGGCATCTCGATGGCGCAGATGTGTCAGTTCCTGGTCGATGCGGCGATCAAGCGGCGCTTTGCCAAGCCCAATGGGTGA
- the dnaE gene encoding DNA polymerase III subunit alpha — translation MSTDGLIAGAASSQPIAAPFAHLHVHTHYSLLDGANRINELIDQTKRLGMSSVAITDHGNMFGVVEFYKTAVAAGVKPILGMESYIAPGSRFEKSSADGRDPNYHLLLLAMNNTGYRNLLRLASLGYTEGFYYKPRIDRETLEAHSEGLICTSTCLGAEIPQTLIARDRAAAEQIADWYLRVFGPERFFIELQDHGIDDQRMINPELIDIANRKGVGLIVTNDVHYLRHEDVEAHDVLCCIATRALQADTNRFKFPSDQFFLKSPTDMATLFPNLPEAMSNTLAIAERCNVELDFKTRHTPVYRPPDAEPAEDCLRRHVYEGAAERYGEISDELRERIDYELNVIQSKGFSSYFLICWDFVHYARGRGIPCGARGSGCSSVVAYCLYLSQPDPLRYGLYFERFMDPDRDDMPDIDIDICQDGRDEVIRYVREKYGHVAQIITFGTLKARAAIRDVCRVMGVPLSEADRVAKLVPEELKMTLDKALAQEPELRKLYDSDATLRKVIDIGRRIEGLARHPSVHAAGVVIADEPLDRLLPLYKDTKTDAVMTQFEGPTVEAVGLLKMDFLGLRTLSVLTLACRLVEQNHGVTIDLGNLNLKDARVYELFAQGHTRGVFQFESGGMRDVLMKMRPNRIEDLIAANALYRPGPMKYIEQYVSRKHGERWSSPHPIMDEVLAETYGIIVYQEQVARLVNQLGQIERKRAFRLAKAISKKKTSMIEAEREPFVAGAVAHGVSRQAAEKIFNDILPFGEYAFNKAHSTGYALVAFQTAYVKTYHPLEFMAALLTYEMGDTDKVVEYIDECRRLGIDVKPPDINSSHADFTPLKASGESAECLRFGLAAIKGVGVKAVQAVVTAREKGGRFESVFDFCERVDLTCVNRGVIEALIKAGSFDTTGAMRKALVDSLERAMQVGAEAQRDRASGQMTMFGSFSPDSSSAAPRPALSTAEWSEAEMLAHEKSVLGFYVTSHPLAQRAGDLRSFSTADIAHIPGMPDGAEVVLGGMISRLRFTVTRNGRNAGSKLAVLAFEDLSGSIEAVVYGEELERHRDLVAPDKLVFLRGRIDKRRETPNVKVTEVLSLDEAPHRLAESVIVRLGDRAEDRSLLGQLRDACRKHRGPVPLYLELRSSTAMTAMVRCGPEMSVLPTPAFVSSVESLTGCVVDVMGRRHRETARTPVSAGRGGADGDRAEVLGPIDDEAALEA, via the coding sequence ATGTCCACGGATGGTCTCATCGCCGGCGCGGCGTCCTCCCAGCCTATCGCCGCGCCCTTCGCGCACCTGCACGTCCACACGCACTACAGCCTGCTCGACGGCGCCAATCGCATCAACGAGTTGATCGACCAGACCAAGCGCCTCGGCATGTCGTCCGTCGCCATCACGGATCACGGAAACATGTTCGGCGTGGTCGAGTTCTACAAGACGGCCGTCGCCGCCGGTGTGAAGCCCATCCTCGGCATGGAGTCCTACATCGCGCCGGGCAGTCGCTTTGAAAAATCCTCAGCTGACGGACGCGACCCAAACTATCACCTGCTGTTGCTCGCGATGAACAACACGGGCTACCGCAACCTGCTGCGGCTGGCGTCGCTCGGCTACACCGAGGGGTTCTATTACAAGCCGCGGATCGACCGCGAGACGCTCGAAGCGCACAGCGAGGGGCTGATCTGCACGAGCACCTGCCTCGGGGCGGAGATTCCGCAGACGCTGATTGCGCGGGATCGTGCGGCCGCTGAACAGATCGCCGATTGGTACCTGCGAGTCTTCGGACCGGAACGATTCTTCATCGAGTTGCAGGACCACGGCATTGACGACCAGAGGATGATCAATCCGGAGCTGATTGACATCGCAAACCGCAAGGGCGTCGGGCTGATCGTGACGAACGACGTGCATTATCTGCGGCATGAAGATGTCGAGGCGCACGACGTGCTCTGTTGCATCGCCACGCGGGCGTTGCAGGCCGACACCAATCGGTTTAAGTTCCCGTCGGATCAGTTCTTTCTCAAATCGCCGACCGACATGGCGACGTTGTTTCCGAATCTGCCCGAAGCGATGTCGAACACGCTGGCCATCGCCGAGCGCTGCAATGTCGAGTTGGACTTTAAGACGCGCCACACGCCGGTCTATCGCCCGCCCGACGCCGAGCCGGCCGAGGACTGTCTGCGCCGCCACGTGTACGAAGGTGCGGCCGAGCGATACGGCGAGATCAGCGACGAGCTGCGCGAACGGATCGACTATGAGCTGAACGTCATTCAAAGCAAGGGGTTCTCCAGTTATTTCCTGATCTGCTGGGACTTCGTGCACTACGCTCGCGGCCGGGGCATTCCGTGCGGGGCGCGCGGCAGCGGCTGTTCGTCGGTCGTCGCGTACTGCCTCTATTTGTCGCAACCCGACCCATTGCGGTACGGCCTGTATTTCGAGCGGTTCATGGATCCGGATCGCGACGACATGCCGGACATTGATATTGATATCTGTCAGGATGGCCGGGATGAAGTCATCCGCTACGTGCGGGAGAAGTACGGCCACGTCGCGCAGATCATCACCTTCGGTACGTTGAAGGCGCGGGCCGCGATACGGGACGTTTGTCGTGTGATGGGCGTGCCGCTGTCGGAGGCGGATCGCGTTGCCAAGCTGGTGCCCGAAGAGTTGAAGATGACGCTCGACAAGGCGCTGGCCCAGGAGCCGGAGCTGCGCAAGCTGTACGACTCCGACGCGACGCTTCGCAAGGTGATCGACATTGGCCGGCGCATTGAGGGCCTCGCACGGCATCCGTCGGTGCATGCGGCGGGCGTGGTCATCGCCGATGAGCCGCTGGATCGGTTGCTCCCGCTGTACAAAGACACCAAGACCGACGCGGTGATGACGCAGTTCGAAGGGCCGACGGTCGAGGCCGTGGGCCTGTTGAAGATGGACTTCCTCGGTCTGCGGACGTTGAGCGTGTTGACGCTTGCCTGCAGGCTGGTGGAGCAGAATCACGGCGTGACGATTGATCTGGGGAATCTGAATCTGAAGGACGCCCGGGTCTATGAGTTGTTCGCGCAGGGCCATACGCGAGGCGTGTTTCAGTTCGAGTCCGGCGGCATGCGCGATGTGCTCATGAAGATGCGGCCCAATCGGATTGAGGACCTTATTGCCGCCAACGCGCTTTACCGGCCCGGCCCGATGAAATACATCGAGCAATACGTTTCGCGCAAGCATGGCGAGCGCTGGTCCAGCCCGCACCCGATCATGGACGAGGTGCTGGCAGAGACGTACGGCATCATCGTGTACCAGGAGCAGGTTGCGCGGCTGGTGAACCAGCTCGGTCAGATCGAGCGGAAGCGTGCGTTTCGCCTCGCCAAGGCGATCAGCAAGAAGAAGACGTCGATGATCGAGGCGGAGCGCGAGCCGTTCGTCGCGGGGGCGGTGGCGCACGGCGTGTCGCGCCAGGCGGCCGAGAAGATCTTCAACGACATTCTCCCGTTCGGGGAATATGCGTTCAACAAGGCGCATTCGACGGGCTACGCGCTGGTGGCGTTTCAGACCGCTTACGTGAAGACGTACCACCCGCTGGAGTTCATGGCGGCCCTGCTGACGTACGAAATGGGCGACACCGACAAGGTGGTGGAATACATCGACGAGTGCCGGCGCCTGGGGATCGACGTCAAGCCGCCCGACATTAACAGCAGCCATGCGGACTTCACGCCGCTGAAAGCGAGCGGCGAGAGCGCCGAATGCCTTCGATTCGGATTGGCGGCGATCAAGGGCGTCGGTGTGAAGGCGGTGCAGGCGGTGGTCACCGCGCGGGAAAAGGGCGGGCGATTCGAAAGCGTCTTCGACTTCTGCGAGCGCGTGGATCTGACCTGCGTCAATCGCGGGGTGATCGAAGCCCTGATCAAGGCCGGATCGTTTGACACGACCGGCGCGATGCGCAAGGCACTGGTGGATTCGCTCGAACGCGCCATGCAGGTCGGCGCCGAGGCGCAGCGCGATCGCGCCAGCGGGCAGATGACGATGTTTGGATCGTTCTCGCCCGATTCGTCGTCGGCTGCGCCCCGACCGGCGCTGTCCACGGCGGAGTGGTCGGAGGCCGAGATGCTCGCGCACGAGAAGAGCGTGCTGGGCTTCTACGTGACGAGCCATCCGCTGGCGCAGCGAGCGGGGGACTTGCGCAGTTTCTCGACGGCGGACATCGCGCACATCCCCGGCATGCCGGACGGCGCGGAGGTTGTGCTGGGCGGGATGATCAGCCGGCTGCGGTTCACGGTGACACGCAACGGGCGCAATGCCGGGTCGAAGCTGGCCGTGCTGGCGTTCGAGGACCTAAGCGGATCAATCGAGGCGGTTGTCTATGGCGAAGAACTGGAGCGCCACCGCGACCTGGTCGCCCCGGATAAGCTGGTTTTCCTGCGTGGCCGGATCGACAAGCGCCGTGAAACGCCGAATGTGAAAGTGACGGAGGTGCTTTCGCTCGACGAGGCGCCGCATCGACTGGCCGAGTCGGTGATTGTCCGATTGGGCGATCGTGCGGAGGACCGGTCGCTCCTGGGGCAGTTACGTGACGCGTGCCGGAAGCATCGCGGGCCGGTGCCGCTGTATCTCGAATTGCGATCCTCCACGGCGATGACGGCGATGGTGCGCTGCGGGCCGGAAATGTCGGTGCTGCCGACGCCGGCGTTTGTGTCGTCGGTTGAGTCGCTGACGGGCTGCGTAGTGGACGTAATGGGCCGCCGGCACCGCGAGACGGCGCGAACGCCGGTGAGTGCCGGGCGCGGTGGAGCGGACGGGGACCGCGCAGAAGTACTCGGACCGATCGATGATGAGGCAGCGCTGGAAGCCTGA
- a CDS encoding phage T7 F exclusion suppressor FxsA, with protein MLGWLFILFIGLPLADLALLLRIGGELGFWPTVGVVLLTGFAGAALARWQGVRTLTRIQGELAGGRMPGDELADGAMILLAAALLVTPGFLTDLLGIFLLIPLTRRMFRGALRRYFTRRMVVGNVTIRTVRTGEGEMISQTWEAGMKQPGMSSADAPRVVSSRVVDGDQN; from the coding sequence TTGCTGGGTTGGCTCTTCATTTTGTTCATTGGGTTGCCGCTTGCAGACCTTGCGCTGTTGCTTCGCATCGGCGGTGAGCTTGGGTTCTGGCCGACCGTCGGGGTCGTGCTTTTGACGGGGTTTGCCGGGGCGGCCTTGGCCCGTTGGCAGGGCGTGCGGACGCTGACGAGGATTCAGGGCGAATTGGCAGGCGGCCGGATGCCCGGGGACGAATTGGCCGATGGGGCGATGATTCTCCTGGCGGCAGCGTTGCTTGTAACGCCGGGGTTTCTGACGGATCTGCTTGGAATCTTCCTGTTAATCCCTCTGACGCGGCGCATGTTCCGTGGCGCGTTACGAAGGTACTTCACAAGGCGAATGGTGGTCGGGAATGTCACGATTCGAACGGTGCGCACGGGCGAGGGGGAGATGATTTCACAGACGTGGGAGGCCGGAATGAAGCAACCGGGGATGAGTTCTGCGGACGCGCCGCGCGTCGTGTCCAGCCGCGTGGTCGACGGCGATCAGAATTGA